The proteins below come from a single Flavobacterium lindanitolerans genomic window:
- a CDS encoding T9SS type A sorting domain-containing protein: MKKLLYLLPLLLSSAVQAQLYVSTNSYMYAKDQVLYVKQDINLQNNGNIYLRNESQLLQGTTTASANKGLGKVSVFQEGTSDNFDYNYWCSPVGNASAASGNENFGISMIHRPTTSTASTPATILPSSNSNGTANPLAISSRWIYKFLSSISYSQWIYVGGASTLAPGEGFSMKGTSGSDPIIVEANGIQNNPGGTGAQRYDFRGKPNDGNISVTVATNNLTLTGNPYPSALNVNAFLLDATNNAATGIAYYWEQDKTVNSHNVGLYKGGYGAYSPISLGSNGVYVPATFNSYNSDGSLNGVGTSSGLVIERKYAPVGQGFMIKGASNGTVTLKNSHRSYYKESGPLSQFERPDKPKISKNSNETTNSGETNATESETTITEAQFKLNIILNNEFTRQIALVFLPEATDGVDIGIDALSIAPDELPSDAYFFLDNNKYVIQGISFDVGKRIPVGVKATNNASIKFYVPEVTSFDPDQMIYIYDAADGSYHDIKNSSYQVNLPTGIYNDRFFVTFVNSVLGVGEVTKSNFGITQNNTNQTLILQNPNLADIRSVILFDITGKSIFKKNNLGINDKYSFSTSGLSKGVYIIDLVTSDNQKFSQKIIINNHKE, encoded by the coding sequence ATGAAAAAGCTCCTATACTTACTACCGTTACTGTTATCATCTGCAGTTCAGGCACAGCTCTATGTCAGTACAAACAGTTACATGTATGCTAAAGACCAGGTTCTGTATGTAAAACAAGACATTAATCTGCAAAATAATGGGAATATCTATCTGAGAAACGAATCGCAGTTATTGCAAGGAACAACAACAGCTTCTGCAAACAAAGGACTCGGTAAAGTTTCTGTTTTTCAGGAAGGAACTTCAGATAATTTCGACTATAACTATTGGTGCTCACCTGTTGGCAATGCCTCGGCTGCTTCAGGAAATGAAAATTTCGGAATTTCAATGATTCACAGGCCAACAACTTCAACGGCCAGTACTCCGGCAACAATACTTCCATCTAGTAATTCTAACGGCACGGCCAATCCATTGGCTATATCGTCCCGATGGATTTATAAGTTCCTCTCTTCCATTTCCTATTCGCAATGGATATATGTTGGCGGCGCTTCTACCCTCGCTCCCGGCGAAGGATTCTCCATGAAAGGAACTTCGGGTAGCGACCCGATTATAGTCGAAGCTAATGGCATACAAAACAATCCGGGAGGAACCGGCGCGCAACGTTACGATTTCAGGGGCAAACCGAATGACGGAAATATATCGGTAACTGTTGCAACAAATAACCTGACACTCACCGGAAATCCTTATCCGTCAGCCCTAAATGTAAATGCATTTCTTCTGGACGCAACAAACAATGCCGCCACAGGAATTGCCTATTACTGGGAACAGGACAAAACTGTCAATTCACACAACGTAGGACTCTATAAAGGCGGTTATGGTGCTTATTCCCCTATCAGTCTTGGTTCAAACGGCGTATATGTACCCGCTACTTTTAATTCCTATAACTCTGATGGTTCACTGAATGGTGTTGGAACATCTTCCGGTTTGGTCATAGAAAGAAAATATGCTCCTGTTGGGCAAGGATTTATGATTAAGGGAGCTTCTAACGGTACTGTAACCCTAAAAAATTCACATCGTTCCTATTATAAAGAAAGCGGACCGCTGTCACAGTTTGAGCGCCCTGACAAACCGAAGATTTCAAAAAACAGTAACGAAACAACAAATTCAGGTGAGACAAATGCAACGGAAAGTGAAACAACAATTACTGAAGCACAGTTCAAACTCAACATTATCCTGAATAACGAATTTACCCGACAAATTGCCCTGGTATTTCTTCCTGAAGCTACAGACGGTGTCGACATTGGTATTGATGCTTTAAGCATCGCTCCGGACGAATTGCCCAGTGACGCTTATTTCTTTCTTGACAATAATAAATATGTAATTCAGGGAATAAGCTTTGATGTGGGTAAAAGAATTCCTGTGGGAGTAAAAGCAACCAACAATGCATCCATCAAATTTTATGTGCCGGAAGTAACCAGTTTTGATCCGGATCAGATGATTTATATTTATGATGCGGCTGATGGTTCTTATCACGACATAAAAAACAGCAGTTATCAGGTAAACCTGCCAACCGGAATTTATAACGACCGGTTCTTCGTTACTTTTGTTAATTCTGTTTTAGGTGTAGGTGAAGTTACCAAAAGCAATTTTGGCATCACACAAAACAATACAAATCAAACCCTTATACTGCAAAATCCAAATTTAGCAGACATCCGTTCTGTCATCTTATTTGACATTACGGGCAAAAGTATTTTCAAGAAAAACAATCTGGGAATTAATGACAAATACTCGTTTTCAACAAGCGGATTAAGCAAAGGAGTCTATATAATCGATCTGGTGACCTCAGACAACCAGAAATTCAGCCAGAAAATAATCATCAACAATCATAAAGAATAA
- a CDS encoding DNA alkylation repair protein, which produces MSALKDIYSPVFYDRLANILQQTVPSFDKKTFVAQIFDDSFSQKELKDRMRHTTKVLRNFMPDDFGAASGILEKTIHLLRENQHGEDSLAYIFFPDYIETYGLDDYSNAVKSIEFVTQFISCEFAVRPFIVRYGNQMIEQMEKWSLHKSHKVRRLASEGSRPRLPWAMALPELKKDPTAILPILENLKNDPSEYVRRSVANNLNDIAKDHPHIILSIARQWKGHSKETDAIIKHGSRTLLKQGHPEILSHYGLDSKGLETSGFHINTPQIKLPQSLEFEFTVNNTNKEPKHIRLEYAVYYNKANGQLSKKVFKISERTYFAGQKETIKRKQSFKPITTRKFYPGLHKLSIIVNGEESNPELFHLLG; this is translated from the coding sequence ATGAGCGCCCTCAAAGACATTTACTCACCTGTTTTTTACGACCGGCTAGCCAATATTTTACAACAAACTGTTCCTTCTTTTGATAAGAAAACTTTCGTTGCTCAAATCTTTGACGATTCATTTTCGCAAAAAGAATTGAAAGACAGAATGCGCCATACGACAAAAGTACTGCGCAATTTTATGCCCGATGATTTTGGAGCAGCTTCCGGCATTTTAGAAAAGACAATCCATCTTCTCCGCGAAAACCAACATGGAGAAGACAGTCTTGCCTATATCTTTTTTCCGGATTATATTGAAACCTATGGCCTGGATGATTATAGTAACGCCGTAAAATCAATCGAGTTTGTAACACAATTTATATCCTGCGAATTTGCCGTAAGGCCATTTATTGTCAGATATGGCAACCAGATGATTGAACAGATGGAAAAATGGTCATTACACAAAAGTCATAAGGTAAGGAGATTGGCGAGCGAAGGAAGCCGTCCAAGGCTACCGTGGGCTATGGCATTACCGGAATTAAAAAAAGACCCGACAGCTATATTGCCAATTTTAGAAAACCTGAAAAACGACCCGTCAGAATATGTTCGTCGCAGTGTCGCTAACAACCTTAATGATATTGCAAAAGACCACCCGCATATCATATTGTCTATTGCCCGGCAATGGAAAGGACACAGCAAAGAAACCGATGCTATTATTAAACACGGCAGCCGGACATTACTCAAGCAAGGACATCCCGAAATACTAAGCCATTACGGACTTGACAGCAAAGGTTTGGAGACTTCCGGTTTTCATATTAACACGCCACAAATAAAGTTACCCCAAAGTCTTGAGTTTGAATTTACAGTTAACAATACCAATAAGGAACCAAAACACATCCGTCTGGAATATGCCGTTTATTACAACAAAGCAAACGGACAGTTATCTAAAAAAGTTTTTAAGATAAGCGAAAGGACTTATTTTGCCGGACAAAAAGAAACCATCAAAAGAAAGCAATCATTCAAACCTATTACGACACGTAAATTTTATCCAGGCCTGCACAAGCTTTCCATCATTGTAAACGGAGAAGAAAGCAATCCGGAACTATTTCATCTTCTTGGCTAA
- a CDS encoding DUF1772 domain-containing protein, with product MKKTTMATLTLIISTLMLALIAGLFYSYSCSVNPGLKQLDDSGYLAAMQSINRAILNPLFFLSFMGTLLFFPVSLFFNFTTWDSPKFLLLLAAFVLYACGTFGVTIFGNVPLNEALDAFPLKTATLEEISRARRDFEIPWNNLHSIRTVASVISLLLVIISITLPLKATELITP from the coding sequence ATGAAAAAAACAACTATGGCAACACTGACACTCATTATTTCAACCCTGATGCTGGCCCTGATAGCAGGGTTATTTTACAGCTACTCCTGCTCTGTAAATCCCGGACTAAAACAACTGGATGATTCCGGTTATCTTGCAGCAATGCAGTCCATCAACAGGGCCATATTAAATCCTTTGTTCTTTTTGAGCTTTATGGGAACATTACTGTTTTTTCCCGTGAGCCTTTTCTTCAATTTTACCACATGGGATTCACCAAAATTCCTGCTTTTGCTTGCCGCTTTTGTACTTTATGCCTGCGGTACTTTTGGTGTCACCATTTTTGGAAATGTGCCCTTGAATGAAGCACTCGACGCTTTCCCCTTAAAAACCGCAACACTTGAAGAAATCAGCAGGGCCCGTAGAGATTTTGAAATTCCCTGGAATAATCTTCACAGCATCCGTACCGTTGCTTCTGTAATTTCTTTACTTTTGGTAATCATAAGTATCACGTTACCTTTAAAGGCTACAGAATTAATCACACCATAA
- a CDS encoding c-type cytochrome, whose translation MKTFLYIGLLTASIHQTKAQNNTAEGKSIFEHKCQRCHGSDGTKGLFGAKNLQLSRLENTELILVISKGRRGMPRWEKRLSQTEIESVATYIKSLRK comes from the coding sequence ATGAAAACATTTCTATACATTGGCCTTCTGACCGCAAGCATTCACCAGACTAAAGCGCAAAATAATACCGCCGAAGGCAAATCTATTTTTGAGCACAAATGCCAAAGATGCCATGGAAGTGATGGCACAAAAGGGCTTTTTGGAGCAAAAAATCTGCAACTAAGCCGTTTGGAAAATACTGAACTTATTTTGGTAATCTCTAAAGGCAGGAGAGGCATGCCCCGTTGGGAAAAGAGACTATCGCAAACAGAAATTGAATCTGTGGCAACCTATATAAAATCATTACGAAAATAA
- a CDS encoding response regulator transcription factor, with protein sequence MNFNSIAPTLQLSAFVKHIEVITSGASLQSESYLRFFADGCPGILFSQSNHGFFTDSCNEKLSSFYLYGQTIKPINLFSFGQFTKIIFYLKPHVLGSLFRINASEITDTCLDISLLQPKETPILLEKLSEAASVENQIRLISDFLLTIASKDNSDLILQQATETIIRYNGEVILTDLHKKFSLSERTFERRFENSIGISPRLFARVCRFRSALTQLHTYDYTKLSDIAYENGFSDQSHFIRTFKEFTGVTPKLYLSEFENNFAAQPIVSV encoded by the coding sequence ATGAATTTTAATTCCATAGCGCCAACATTACAGCTATCGGCATTTGTAAAACATATTGAGGTAATTACCTCTGGCGCTTCCCTGCAGTCTGAAAGTTACCTGCGTTTTTTTGCAGACGGCTGTCCGGGTATTCTATTCAGCCAATCCAATCATGGCTTTTTTACGGATTCCTGTAACGAAAAACTTTCCAGCTTTTATCTTTACGGACAGACCATAAAACCAATTAATCTTTTTTCTTTCGGACAATTTACCAAAATTATCTTTTACCTAAAACCGCATGTATTGGGTTCTCTTTTTAGAATCAATGCGAGCGAAATTACAGATACCTGCCTGGATATATCATTGCTACAGCCAAAGGAAACGCCCATTTTGCTGGAAAAATTATCCGAAGCCGCTTCTGTCGAAAATCAAATCAGGCTTATTTCCGATTTTCTTCTAACGATTGCTTCAAAAGACAACTCCGACCTCATATTGCAGCAGGCCACAGAAACCATTATCCGTTACAACGGTGAGGTTATCCTGACCGATTTGCATAAAAAATTCAGTCTGTCAGAACGCACATTTGAAAGACGATTCGAAAACTCCATTGGCATATCTCCCCGCCTTTTTGCAAGAGTCTGCCGGTTTCGTTCCGCTCTGACACAGCTGCATACATATGATTATACCAAACTTTCTGACATTGCCTATGAAAATGGCTTTTCAGACCAGTCACATTTCATACGCACTTTTAAAGAATTTACCGGCGTGACCCCAAAACTGTATCTGTCAGAATTTGAAAATAATTTTGCAGCACAACCCATTGTGTCGGTTTGA
- a CDS encoding NADP-dependent glyceraldehyde-3-phosphate dehydrogenase, whose translation MDNNKIPFEESLERLFVEESAIPEQFRIGEIHQKEYLSNGEMKKWNGEVHEVYSPVYIKTASGLQPKLIGSYPVGTPKEAQASLDAAVEAYNDGRGEWPTMSVSERIHHVEQFTGRMIAKKEMVVRLIMWEIGKSYADSVKEFDRTVEYIYATIDSLKNLDRDSSRFEIAEGIAAQIRRSPLGVVLCMGPFNYPLNETFTTLIPALIMGNTILFKPPKFGTLLHYPLQEAFQESFPKGVINVIYGRGSDIIPGLMHSGKINVLTLIGSSKVANELKKQHPKVNRLRAVLGLDAKNASIITSKADIGLAVKETITGSLSFNGQRCTALKIVWVHRSIADQFLSEFSKAVSNLKFGLPWEEGVSLTPLPEPYKIDYLNDCIKDAEEHGAKVVNENGGVSKASFFYPAVVYPVNEKMKLYHEEQFGPIIPVVPFDDVEEVIQYLIDAQYGQQVSIFSTDASEVGALIDPLVNQVSRVNINSQSQRGPDIFPFTGRKDSAEGTLSIPDAIRSFSIRSLVAFKMNDANKELINEIVNSDKSNFLSTKFIF comes from the coding sequence ATGGATAATAATAAAATACCTTTTGAGGAATCTCTGGAGAGGCTTTTTGTTGAAGAAAGTGCTATTCCGGAACAGTTCCGAATCGGGGAAATCCACCAAAAAGAATACCTGAGCAATGGTGAAATGAAAAAATGGAACGGAGAAGTCCATGAAGTCTATTCGCCTGTTTATATAAAAACAGCCAGCGGGTTGCAGCCAAAACTGATAGGGAGCTATCCGGTTGGAACCCCAAAAGAAGCACAGGCATCGCTTGATGCCGCTGTAGAGGCTTATAATGATGGGAGAGGAGAGTGGCCAACCATGAGCGTATCTGAAAGAATACATCATGTGGAGCAGTTTACGGGCAGGATGATTGCTAAAAAGGAAATGGTAGTCAGGCTCATTATGTGGGAAATTGGAAAATCCTATGCTGATTCTGTAAAAGAGTTTGACAGGACGGTGGAGTATATTTATGCCACAATCGATTCGCTAAAAAACCTGGACAGGGATTCTTCACGCTTTGAAATTGCCGAAGGTATAGCCGCGCAGATTCGTCGTTCACCACTTGGAGTAGTACTTTGTATGGGACCATTTAATTATCCGTTAAATGAAACTTTTACAACATTGATTCCTGCACTGATAATGGGAAATACTATTCTCTTTAAACCACCCAAATTTGGAACCCTGCTGCATTATCCTTTGCAGGAAGCTTTTCAGGAAAGTTTTCCAAAAGGTGTCATCAATGTCATTTATGGCAGAGGCAGTGATATTATTCCGGGATTAATGCATTCAGGGAAAATTAATGTACTGACGCTCATAGGTTCCAGCAAAGTAGCCAATGAGTTGAAAAAGCAGCACCCAAAAGTAAACCGTCTTCGTGCCGTATTGGGATTGGATGCAAAAAATGCTTCAATCATTACTTCAAAAGCGGATATTGGTTTAGCTGTTAAAGAAACCATTACGGGTTCATTATCATTTAACGGACAGCGTTGCACGGCTTTGAAAATAGTATGGGTTCATCGCAGTATAGCTGACCAGTTTTTAAGTGAATTCAGCAAAGCGGTGAGCAATTTGAAATTTGGCCTCCCATGGGAAGAAGGAGTATCTTTAACACCACTACCTGAACCTTATAAAATAGATTATCTAAATGATTGCATTAAGGATGCTGAAGAACATGGTGCCAAGGTAGTCAATGAAAATGGAGGCGTATCAAAAGCGTCCTTTTTCTATCCGGCCGTGGTTTATCCGGTAAATGAAAAGATGAAGCTTTATCACGAAGAACAATTCGGGCCTATTATTCCGGTGGTTCCTTTTGATGATGTCGAAGAAGTAATCCAATATCTGATAGATGCTCAATACGGACAGCAGGTAAGTATTTTTAGTACGGATGCTTCTGAAGTAGGGGCACTTATCGACCCGTTAGTCAATCAGGTAAGCCGTGTCAATATCAACAGCCAGTCGCAACGTGGACCCGATATTTTTCCTTTTACGGGAAGAAAAGACAGTGCAGAGGGAACTTTGTCTATTCCGGATGCCATCCGTTCTTTTTCTATCCGTTCGTTAGTGGCTTTTAAAATGAATGATGCCAATAAGGAACTCATTAATGAGATTGTGAATTCGGATAAATCTAATTTCCTAAGTACTAAATTTATATTTTAG
- a CDS encoding cytochrome d ubiquinol oxidase subunit II: MLYVVLFFTLFSLFLYALLGGADFGAGILELFSSKDHRVSIKKRVYSVMGPVWEANHIWIIILIVILWIAFPGFYNVIIIYLHIPLTLILLGITLRGVAFVFRHYDAVKDKSQLLYDRMFEFSCLVTPIFLGMTYGALISGNIVLLENTPNADFVSVYIKPWLQPFPILTGFFFSALCVFLSATFLIGEATEYERRMYIRKAGIATWIVVILGFVTLAVAYFEENKFVLDVLKNYYAIGAVAVSGLLLVPLWKSIRKGKIVWCRFLAGLQVLLILSAAVGAHFPKLIITKTGQISLLDNMAPESTITILGISLIIGGLIILPGLFHLLKSFKMIKILENEEN; encoded by the coding sequence ATGCTATACGTTGTCTTATTCTTTACATTGTTTTCATTATTCCTTTATGCCTTGCTGGGTGGTGCTGATTTTGGTGCCGGAATATTGGAACTTTTTTCATCAAAAGACCACCGGGTCTCTATCAAGAAAAGGGTTTATAGCGTTATGGGCCCCGTCTGGGAAGCCAACCATATCTGGATTATTATCCTGATTGTAATTCTTTGGATTGCTTTTCCCGGATTTTACAACGTTATCATTATTTACCTCCACATTCCGCTGACCTTAATTTTACTGGGCATTACACTTCGCGGTGTTGCATTTGTTTTCCGCCATTATGATGCCGTAAAAGACAAATCACAGTTGTTATACGACCGCATGTTTGAATTTTCATGTCTTGTTACTCCAATTTTTCTGGGCATGACATACGGAGCTTTGATTAGCGGCAATATCGTTCTTCTTGAAAACACTCCTAATGCCGATTTTGTCTCCGTTTATATAAAACCATGGTTACAGCCGTTTCCTATCCTCACCGGATTTTTCTTCAGTGCGCTATGCGTATTCCTTTCTGCTACTTTCTTGATTGGAGAAGCGACAGAATATGAAAGGAGAATGTATATCCGTAAAGCAGGAATAGCTACGTGGATAGTGGTTATTTTAGGATTTGTGACACTTGCCGTAGCCTACTTTGAAGAAAATAAATTTGTTCTCGACGTACTCAAAAATTATTACGCCATTGGCGCAGTAGCAGTATCGGGATTGTTACTGGTTCCGCTTTGGAAAAGCATCCGAAAAGGGAAAATAGTATGGTGCCGGTTTTTAGCAGGACTTCAGGTATTGCTGATTCTTTCTGCCGCCGTAGGCGCCCATTTCCCTAAACTTATCATTACCAAAACAGGACAAATCAGCTTACTGGACAATATGGCCCCGGAAAGTACGATAACCATCCTGGGCATTTCCCTTATCATTGGTGGACTGATAATTCTACCCGGACTTTTTCATTTGCTGAAATCCTTCAAGATGATTAAAATTCTTGAAAACGAAGAAAACTAA
- a CDS encoding cytochrome ubiquinol oxidase subunit I produces the protein MDNLDAARMQMAFTLIFHIVFACIGMVMPFFMVLSHYKWLKTRKPVFLKLTKSWQKGVAIFFVTGAVSGTALSFELGLLWPEFMKHAGPIIGMPFSLEGAAFFVEALALGFYLYGWNKLPEKFHLLTGIIVGLSGVASGILVVSANSWMNAPSGFDYVNGEFLNIDPLKAFLNPAWFTQALHMTLAAFVATSFAVAGIHAWQIYKNRNVALHLEAFKIAIVFGAVAALLQPLSGDLSAKDIAQRQPVKLAAMEAHYETEKGAPLYIGGIVDEEAQTVSYKLEIPKALSFLSFGDFNAEVKGLNDFPKEDHPPVAITHYAFQVMVGLGTLLMFSGLLYFISLKKKKWQASKKYWLFFACLAPVGFLALEAGWIVTEVGRQPWIIHNVMRTKDAVTPMPGMIYSFYLYVILYAVLSVAVTWLMIRQIKVLNNSEN, from the coding sequence ATGGATAATTTAGATGCTGCAAGAATGCAGATGGCATTTACCCTCATTTTCCATATTGTCTTTGCCTGTATTGGAATGGTAATGCCTTTCTTTATGGTGCTTTCACATTACAAATGGCTAAAGACAAGAAAACCTGTTTTTCTCAAACTGACAAAATCCTGGCAAAAAGGCGTCGCTATCTTCTTTGTGACGGGTGCCGTTTCGGGCACGGCCTTATCGTTTGAATTGGGATTATTATGGCCCGAATTCATGAAACACGCCGGGCCAATAATCGGAATGCCTTTCTCACTCGAAGGAGCCGCTTTTTTTGTAGAAGCACTGGCTCTGGGATTTTATCTGTACGGCTGGAACAAACTACCGGAAAAATTCCATTTGCTAACAGGAATCATTGTGGGGCTTTCCGGGGTTGCTTCCGGAATATTGGTGGTTTCGGCCAACAGCTGGATGAATGCTCCTTCCGGTTTTGATTATGTAAATGGTGAATTTCTCAATATCGACCCTTTAAAAGCTTTTCTTAATCCGGCATGGTTTACACAAGCCTTACACATGACATTGGCCGCCTTTGTCGCTACTTCTTTTGCTGTAGCGGGAATTCATGCCTGGCAGATTTATAAAAACAGAAACGTAGCACTACACCTGGAGGCTTTCAAAATAGCCATCGTTTTTGGAGCTGTCGCAGCACTGTTACAACCTTTGAGCGGTGACCTTTCTGCCAAAGACATTGCCCAAAGACAGCCGGTAAAGCTGGCGGCTATGGAAGCCCATTATGAAACCGAAAAAGGGGCACCACTCTATATTGGCGGGATTGTAGACGAAGAAGCCCAAACGGTTAGTTATAAACTTGAAATCCCGAAAGCACTTTCATTCTTGTCTTTTGGTGATTTTAATGCCGAGGTTAAAGGCCTGAACGACTTCCCAAAAGAAGACCATCCTCCGGTTGCTATCACCCATTACGCTTTTCAGGTTATGGTAGGACTTGGAACACTGCTCATGTTTTCGGGACTGCTTTATTTTATAAGCCTTAAAAAGAAAAAATGGCAAGCCTCCAAGAAGTACTGGCTGTTTTTTGCCTGTCTGGCGCCTGTCGGTTTTCTGGCTCTGGAAGCCGGATGGATTGTTACGGAAGTAGGGAGACAACCCTGGATTATCCATAATGTGATGCGTACCAAAGATGCGGTTACGCCAATGCCGGGAATGATTTATAGCTTTTACCTTTATGTAATCCTATATGCCGTCCTTTCCGTTGCGGTAACCTGGCTGATGATACGTCAGATTAAAGTACTCAATAACTCTGAAAATTAA